A genomic stretch from Theobroma cacao cultivar B97-61/B2 chromosome 4, Criollo_cocoa_genome_V2, whole genome shotgun sequence includes:
- the LOC18601184 gene encoding WD repeat-containing protein LWD1 isoform X2, translated as MGAISDPNPEGSDEQQKRSEIYTYEAPWHIYAMNWSVRRDKKYRLAIASLLEQYPNRLEIVQLDDSNGEIRSDPNLSFDHPYPPTKTIFIPDKECQKPDLLATSSDFLRIWRISDDHSRVELKSLLNGNKNSEFCGPLTSFDWNEAEPKRIGTSSIDTTCTIWDIERETVDTQLIAHDKEVYDIAWGGVGVFASVSADGSVRVFDLRDKEHSTIIYESSEPDTPLVRLGWNKQDPRFMATIIMDSAKVVVLDIRFPTLPVVELQRHQASVNAIAWAPHSSCHICTAGDDSQALIWDLSSMGQPVEGGLDPILAYTAGAEIEQLQWSSSQPDWVAIAFSTKLQILRL; from the exons ATGGGTGCCATCAGCGATCCGAACCCGGAGGGTTCAGACGAGCAGCAGAAACGATCGGAGATATACACGTACGAGGCCCCGTGGCACATCTACGCCATGAACTGGAGCGTCCGCCGAGACAAGAAGTACCGCCTCGCCATCGCCAGCCTGCTCGAGCAGTATCCCAACCGACTCGAGATCGTCCAGCTCGACGACTCCAACGGCGAGATCCGCTCCGACCCGAATCTATCTTTCGACCATCCCTATCCCCCCACCAAGACAATCTTCATTCCTGACAAGGAGTGCCAGAAGCCCGACCTTCTCGCCACCTCCTCCGACTTCCTACGCATTTGGCGCATCTCCGACGATCACTCCCGCGTCGAACTCAAGTCTCTCCTTAACGGCAACAAGAACAGCGAGTTCTGCGGTCCGCTCACCTCCTTCGATTGGAACGAGGCGGAGCCCAAGCGTATCGGCACTTCCTCCATCGACACTACCTGCACTATCTGGGACATCGAGCGGGAGACTGTCGACACCCAGCTTATCGCCCATGACAAGGAGGTTTATGATATCGCCTGGGGCGGCGTTGGTGTTTTTGCTTCTGTCTCCGCCGACGGTTCCGTTAGGGTTTTCGACCTGCGCGACAAGGAGCACTCCACCATCATTTATGAGAGCTCGGAGCCCGATACCCCGCTTGTCCGGTTGGGGTGGAATAAGCAGGACCCTAGATTCATGGCCACCATCATAATGGACAGCGCCAAGGTGGTTGTGCTGGATATCCGCTTCCCCACACTGCCAGTAGTTGAGCTTCAGAGGCATCAGGCAAGCGTCAACGCCATCGCCTGGGCTCCTCACAGCTCCTGCCATATTTGCACCGCCGGGGATGATTCCCAGGCCTTGATTTGGGATTTGTCTTCCATGGGTCAGCCTGTGGAGGGCGGGCTTGATCCCATTCTTGCCTACACCGCTGGGGCTGAAATCGAGCAGTTGCAGTGGTCTTCTTCCCAGCCTGATTGGGTTGCCATCGCCTTCTCCACCAAGCTTCAGATTCTCAGG TTGTGA
- the LOC18601182 gene encoding glyceraldehyde-3-phosphate dehydrogenase A, chloroplastic, with protein MASATVSVAKPTLQANGKGFGEFSGLRNSSSSLPFPRKTSDDFLSVVAFQTSALGSNNGGYRKGVVEAKLKVAINGFGRIGRNFLRCWHGRKDSPLDVIAINDTGGVKQASHLLKYDSTLGIFDADVKPAGDDAISVDGKIIKVVSNRNPVNLPWKDLGIDLVIEGTGVFVDSDGAGKHIQAGAKKVLITAPGKGDIPTYVVGVNADSYNPDEPIISNASCTTNCLAPFVKVLDQKFGIIKGTMTTTHSYTGDQRLLDASHRDLRRARAAALNIVPTSTGAAKAVALVLPTLKGKLNGIALRVPTPNVSVVDLVVQVSKKTFAEEVNAAFRDSAEKELNGILSVCDEPLVSVDFRCSDVSSTVDASLTMVMGDDMVKVIAWYDNEWGYSQRVVDLADIVANNWK; from the exons ATGGCTTCGGCTACTGTTTCTGTAGCCAAACCAACCCTTCAG gCAAATGGAAAGGGTTTTGGAGAATTCTCAGGCCTGCGCAACTCCTCGTCTAGCCTTCCCTTTCCCAGGAAAACCTCAGATGACTTCCTTTCAGTCGTTGCTTTTCAGACCTCTGCT TTGGGCAGCAACAATGGCGGATACAGGAAAGGGGTGGTCGAGGCAAAGTTAAAGGTCGCGATAAATGGATTTGGTAGGATTGGCAGGAACTTCTTGAGGTGCTGGCATGGCCGTAAGGACTCCCCTCTTGATGTCATTGCCATCAATGACACTGGTGGTGTTAAGCAGGCTTCTCACCTTCTCAAGTATGACTCTACCCTTGGCATCTTTGACGCGGATGTCAAGCCTGCTGGAGATGATGCCATCTCTGTTGATGGCAAGATCATCAAGGTCGTTTCTAACCGCAACCCCGTCAACCTCCCGTGGAA GGACTTGGGGATAGACTTGGTGATCGAAGGAACTGGTGTGTTCGTCGACAGCGATGGTGCAGGTAAGCACATACAGGCAGGAGCCAAGAAAGTGCTCATCACTGCCCCTGGAAAGGGTGACATCCCGACCTATGTTGTTGGAGTGAATGCTGACAGCTACAACCCAGATGAGCCCATTATCAGCAATGCTTCTTGCACCACCAACTGCCTAGCTCCCTTCGTCAAGGTTCTGGACCAGAAGTTTG GTATCATCAAGGGTACTATGACTACAACTCACTCATACACTGGTGACCAGAGGCTACTGGATGCTAGCCACCGTGACCTCAGGCGTGCTCGGGCTGCGGCTCTGAACATTGTTCCTACCTCGACTGGTGCAGCAAAGGCTGTGGCTCTTGTACTCCCTACTCTCAAAGGCAAACTCAATGGCATTGCTTTGCGTGTACCAACACCAAATGTCTCAGTTGTCGACCTAGTCGTCCAGGTGTCAAAGAAGACCTTCGCTGAAGAGGTGAACGCTGCTTTCAGAGACAGTGCCGAGAAAGAGCTGAACGGCATCCTTTCTGTATGTGATGAACCCCTTGTTTCAGTCGACTTCAGGTGCTCTGATGTGTCCTCAACCGTTGATGCATCACTCACCATGGTCATGGGGGATGACATGGTTAAGGTGATTGCTTGGTACGACAATGAGTGGGGTTACTCTCAAAGGGTTGTGGATTTGGCTGACATTGTTGCCAACAACTGGAAGTGA
- the LOC18601184 gene encoding WD repeat-containing protein LWD1 isoform X1, which translates to MGAISDPNPEGSDEQQKRSEIYTYEAPWHIYAMNWSVRRDKKYRLAIASLLEQYPNRLEIVQLDDSNGEIRSDPNLSFDHPYPPTKTIFIPDKECQKPDLLATSSDFLRIWRISDDHSRVELKSLLNGNKNSEFCGPLTSFDWNEAEPKRIGTSSIDTTCTIWDIERETVDTQLIAHDKEVYDIAWGGVGVFASVSADGSVRVFDLRDKEHSTIIYESSEPDTPLVRLGWNKQDPRFMATIIMDSAKVVVLDIRFPTLPVVELQRHQASVNAIAWAPHSSCHICTAGDDSQALIWDLSSMGQPVEGGLDPILAYTAGAEIEQLQWSSSQPDWVAIAFSTKLQILRVC; encoded by the exons ATGGGTGCCATCAGCGATCCGAACCCGGAGGGTTCAGACGAGCAGCAGAAACGATCGGAGATATACACGTACGAGGCCCCGTGGCACATCTACGCCATGAACTGGAGCGTCCGCCGAGACAAGAAGTACCGCCTCGCCATCGCCAGCCTGCTCGAGCAGTATCCCAACCGACTCGAGATCGTCCAGCTCGACGACTCCAACGGCGAGATCCGCTCCGACCCGAATCTATCTTTCGACCATCCCTATCCCCCCACCAAGACAATCTTCATTCCTGACAAGGAGTGCCAGAAGCCCGACCTTCTCGCCACCTCCTCCGACTTCCTACGCATTTGGCGCATCTCCGACGATCACTCCCGCGTCGAACTCAAGTCTCTCCTTAACGGCAACAAGAACAGCGAGTTCTGCGGTCCGCTCACCTCCTTCGATTGGAACGAGGCGGAGCCCAAGCGTATCGGCACTTCCTCCATCGACACTACCTGCACTATCTGGGACATCGAGCGGGAGACTGTCGACACCCAGCTTATCGCCCATGACAAGGAGGTTTATGATATCGCCTGGGGCGGCGTTGGTGTTTTTGCTTCTGTCTCCGCCGACGGTTCCGTTAGGGTTTTCGACCTGCGCGACAAGGAGCACTCCACCATCATTTATGAGAGCTCGGAGCCCGATACCCCGCTTGTCCGGTTGGGGTGGAATAAGCAGGACCCTAGATTCATGGCCACCATCATAATGGACAGCGCCAAGGTGGTTGTGCTGGATATCCGCTTCCCCACACTGCCAGTAGTTGAGCTTCAGAGGCATCAGGCAAGCGTCAACGCCATCGCCTGGGCTCCTCACAGCTCCTGCCATATTTGCACCGCCGGGGATGATTCCCAGGCCTTGATTTGGGATTTGTCTTCCATGGGTCAGCCTGTGGAGGGCGGGCTTGATCCCATTCTTGCCTACACCGCTGGGGCTGAAATCGAGCAGTTGCAGTGGTCTTCTTCCCAGCCTGATTGGGTTGCCATCGCCTTCTCCACCAAGCTTCAGATTCTCAGG GTGTGTTGA